Proteins found in one Maridesulfovibrio sp. genomic segment:
- a CDS encoding phosphate acyltransferase, with amino-acid sequence MTITSLDEIISAVRNHSRPARVAIAPCAEEFVIRSALTAHKEGIADPVFIGNLEKSLSVAAEHGLNIDGFEFHEENDDVEAVATAVAMFKEGKTDLIMKGLVSTSVVLKAILNKQTGVPPKGIISHVTVFEASSRQRLILLTDAGVNIKPNLQRKADILRNAIDVARKLGIQRPKAAILAATEKVNYPAMPATLDADILAKMGAEDAFGEADVVGPLALDLAISQTAANCKGIDNPVAGNADILLTPEIESGNILYKALATIANKTMASVVVGSDVPIVVSSRGDSDSSKFHSIALACYLAEN; translated from the coding sequence ATGACAATAACATCACTTGATGAAATCATTTCCGCAGTCCGCAATCATTCGCGCCCAGCCAGAGTCGCAATAGCCCCGTGCGCTGAAGAATTTGTAATCCGCTCTGCCCTCACCGCGCATAAAGAAGGTATCGCCGACCCCGTTTTCATTGGCAATCTGGAAAAATCACTATCCGTCGCCGCAGAACATGGCTTGAATATAGACGGTTTTGAATTTCACGAAGAGAATGATGATGTTGAAGCCGTTGCAACAGCTGTAGCCATGTTTAAAGAAGGCAAAACGGACCTCATTATGAAGGGACTGGTCAGCACCAGTGTAGTGCTCAAAGCAATACTAAATAAGCAGACAGGAGTTCCACCTAAAGGGATTATCAGTCATGTCACAGTATTTGAGGCTTCTTCGCGGCAAAGGCTGATCCTTCTTACCGATGCCGGAGTGAACATAAAACCCAACCTGCAACGCAAGGCGGATATTCTTCGGAACGCCATCGACGTTGCCCGCAAGCTGGGAATACAAAGACCAAAAGCGGCCATACTCGCGGCAACGGAAAAGGTAAACTATCCGGCTATGCCGGCCACTCTCGATGCGGATATCCTGGCCAAAATGGGCGCGGAAGACGCCTTCGGGGAAGCCGATGTAGTTGGTCCGCTGGCCCTTGACCTCGCAATCTCGCAGACTGCCGCAAACTGCAAGGGCATAGATAATCCTGTAGCCGGAAACGCGGACATCCTGCTGACTCCTGAAATCGAAAGTGGTAACATTCTTTACAAGGCTCTGGCTACCATTGCCAATAAAACAATGGCCAGCGTTGTAGTTGGCAGCGATGTACCGATTGTTGTTTCGTCAAGAGGCGACTCTGACAGCTCAAAATTCCATTCCATCGCACTGGCCTGCTACCTTGCTGAAAACTAA
- the ilvN gene encoding acetolactate synthase small subunit, whose translation MKHTISALVRNKTGVLAESSAAFQDNKINITSISCGETEDMDVSRMVICAEGSKEEITKVTEQLKAMDFVIQLDDLARKEFVDRELVLIKVEVDKDTMSQIMQIFEVFRADVVGMGQKTITVELSGDQERVEGLIKILKPFGIKSLCRTGMIALKRGDE comes from the coding sequence ATGAAACACACAATATCCGCACTGGTCCGAAACAAGACCGGAGTTCTAGCCGAGTCTTCAGCTGCTTTTCAAGACAATAAAATCAACATCACCTCCATTTCATGCGGTGAAACTGAAGATATGGACGTATCACGCATGGTCATCTGTGCAGAGGGCAGCAAGGAAGAAATCACTAAAGTAACCGAACAGCTCAAAGCCATGGATTTCGTTATCCAGCTTGATGACCTCGCGCGCAAAGAATTTGTTGACCGCGAGCTCGTGCTGATCAAAGTTGAAGTCGACAAAGACACCATGTCTCAAATCATGCAGATTTTTGAAGTTTTCCGTGCAGATGTTGTCGGGATGGGCCAGAAAACCATTACAGTGGAACTGAGCGGAGATCAGGAACGAGTTGAGGGACTCATTAAAATCCTCAAACCATTCGGCATCAAAAGCCTGTGCCGAACAGGCATGATCGCGCTCAAACGCGGAGATGAATAG
- a CDS encoding transporter substrate-binding domain-containing protein → MKKVIAGFIITMLLIPTCAFTKELIFATDPFPPFYYQEAGMVKGLQYELANIIFGKMQTRFRIVFVPWKRALMMAESKMVDGVFGLRKTAERERWISYPEEPLMEVNTVIFKRKGDPFNYTGIPSLKGKIVGVTKGYTYGNEFDESDIFLKEEVVNLRHNFLKLLAGRIDLVAAYRTVGFHVLKKLDLQDRIEVCPVTIHVTPLYVGFSKTPGNGAICKEFSRILKIFKNSDECKETMQRLGATTEVISPCR, encoded by the coding sequence ATGAAAAAAGTAATCGCGGGATTTATAATTACCATGTTACTCATCCCGACCTGCGCCTTTACCAAAGAACTTATATTTGCCACTGACCCGTTCCCTCCGTTTTATTATCAGGAAGCTGGAATGGTTAAAGGACTGCAATACGAACTCGCAAATATAATTTTCGGCAAAATGCAAACCAGATTCAGAATTGTTTTTGTTCCCTGGAAAAGAGCTTTAATGATGGCAGAATCAAAAATGGTGGACGGTGTTTTCGGGCTACGCAAAACAGCAGAGAGGGAACGGTGGATAAGCTATCCCGAAGAACCGCTGATGGAAGTCAACACCGTAATATTCAAGCGCAAAGGTGACCCGTTTAACTACACCGGAATTCCTTCACTAAAAGGAAAGATTGTCGGTGTGACTAAAGGATATACCTACGGAAATGAATTTGATGAAAGCGATATTTTTTTAAAGGAAGAAGTTGTTAACCTGAGGCATAATTTCCTGAAACTGCTGGCTGGAAGAATCGATCTGGTGGCAGCATACCGAACCGTGGGCTTTCATGTTCTGAAAAAATTGGACCTGCAGGATAGGATCGAGGTTTGTCCCGTCACAATACACGTAACCCCCCTCTATGTAGGATTTTCAAAAACCCCTGGAAACGGAGCTATCTGTAAGGAATTTTCCCGTATTCTAAAAATTTTTAAAAATTCAGATGAGTGTAAGGAAACAATGCAGCGCCTCGGGGCTACTACTGAAGTAATTTCACCCTGCCGGTAA
- a CDS encoding EAL domain-containing protein has product MHELLEKQLKETFGDQSAELDVELLEFIKLVEKTYSGLDASTLIPHSPAVSIIQFLPDPAFIINKAGVVVAWNPAVEALTGVPADMVIGKANFEHIKIIHGKRTPGLIDVVNGCDEIGEIEYSAISRHGRALTAEICIQNLGNRKSTNLWLQASPIQDENGKTIGAIESLRDISARKQTENINLILYKISSALNSGADTPVFIQQVHENLKPFIDAENFFVALFDEEEMNLNFPYYADEKDFISPNERISVVNGKSLSVEVIKAGHPLLLDETDFSDRRTNQINHIGSPAKSWLGVPLKSGDKIIGVMAIQSYKQAGVYSSKDVDLMVAISEQVAASLQRRQAETALLESEKKFRSIFENATVAIFQSSAAGRLTVANPALAAIMGYDDVDEMLADNDRASRFIHSREGRQKFLSRLLIDGSVNGMLLRVNHRYGEEKWVTINARTSYDKNGRPVLYTGTAFDSTLEIVAERKIFRHKSRFMQLFESSPQAIALTDSKGNVVDTNRAFTKLFGYSTNEVAPCCKNLTPNSRERLKSNLQKILKGETYRTEDLRRHKNGKLIPVSILGYPFIYNDEISGTFIIYDDISQRKEYERRLSYQSLHDSLTGLPNRTFFLDRLDATLDISRNIPERSFAVLMLDIDMFKRINDSLGHQAGDELLIEVGKRLKKCLRPVDTVARMGGDEFAVLIDDFSTPQEVIQIIRNIRNEIRKPVDISSQEVVISSSIGIVFKTASYEHPEHILRDADISMYKAKEQGVNKFKVFNKSMYEKALQSLLIETEIRHGIPEREFFPYFQPVYSLQNRNLAGFEALVRWNHPDRGFLTPAHIIPVAEETGLIVELDRSILYEACRVMASWITNFSNADDLFLAVNLSPSQLSKPDLADAIQTIIHETNFPPECLKLEITESAIMERNASSSLNLKKIGEMGIRLAVDDFGTGYSSLAQLQRFPASTVKIDRSFVSHMADDHESLEIVRAVNALGHSLSMDVIAEGVETRQQLILLKEIGCDYVQGFYFDKPQTMDDAKNLVKMRSEGFCPPGLTSI; this is encoded by the coding sequence ATGCACGAATTGCTGGAAAAACAACTGAAAGAGACATTTGGAGACCAGTCGGCAGAACTGGACGTCGAATTGCTTGAGTTCATTAAGCTGGTTGAAAAAACATACTCCGGCCTTGATGCATCTACTCTTATACCCCATTCCCCCGCAGTATCAATTATACAATTTCTCCCTGACCCGGCCTTTATTATCAACAAAGCCGGAGTGGTCGTTGCTTGGAATCCCGCTGTTGAAGCCCTGACCGGAGTCCCCGCGGATATGGTAATCGGTAAGGCGAACTTTGAACACATCAAAATAATCCACGGCAAAAGAACCCCCGGTCTGATTGATGTTGTCAACGGCTGTGATGAAATCGGGGAGATCGAATACAGTGCTATCAGCCGCCACGGAAGGGCCCTGACTGCTGAAATATGCATACAGAATCTGGGAAACCGCAAAAGCACCAATCTATGGCTCCAGGCCTCTCCTATACAAGACGAAAATGGAAAGACCATCGGGGCGATTGAATCCCTTCGCGATATTTCGGCAAGAAAGCAGACTGAAAACATCAACCTGATACTGTACAAAATTTCATCCGCACTGAATTCAGGTGCAGACACCCCCGTTTTCATCCAGCAGGTCCATGAAAATCTCAAGCCTTTTATCGATGCTGAAAATTTCTTTGTCGCACTCTTTGACGAAGAAGAAATGAATCTGAATTTCCCGTATTACGCGGATGAAAAAGATTTCATATCCCCGAACGAAAGAATTTCCGTTGTTAACGGTAAAAGCCTTAGCGTTGAAGTCATCAAAGCCGGGCATCCTCTTTTACTTGATGAAACTGACTTCAGTGACCGCAGAACAAACCAGATCAACCACATCGGCTCTCCAGCCAAGTCGTGGCTTGGTGTGCCCTTGAAATCTGGCGATAAGATTATCGGAGTTATGGCTATCCAGTCTTACAAACAGGCAGGAGTGTACTCTTCAAAAGACGTAGACCTCATGGTTGCCATCTCCGAACAGGTCGCAGCATCATTGCAAAGACGCCAGGCAGAAACGGCATTACTGGAAAGCGAAAAAAAATTCCGTTCAATTTTCGAGAACGCCACCGTTGCCATTTTTCAGAGTTCCGCAGCAGGACGACTGACTGTCGCCAATCCCGCACTGGCGGCGATAATGGGTTATGATGATGTAGACGAGATGCTGGCCGATAACGACCGGGCTTCAAGGTTTATTCACAGCCGGGAAGGACGGCAGAAATTCCTGAGCAGGCTGCTTATTGACGGCTCGGTAAACGGAATGCTGCTTAGGGTTAATCACCGATATGGTGAAGAAAAATGGGTTACCATCAACGCCCGCACATCCTATGATAAAAACGGCAGACCCGTACTCTACACCGGCACCGCTTTTGATTCCACGCTTGAAATCGTAGCCGAGCGTAAAATTTTCAGGCATAAATCGCGGTTCATGCAGCTTTTTGAAAGCTCTCCGCAGGCTATCGCCCTGACTGACTCCAAAGGGAACGTGGTAGATACCAACCGGGCCTTTACGAAACTCTTCGGATACAGCACCAACGAAGTCGCTCCCTGCTGCAAAAATCTGACCCCGAACAGCAGAGAAAGACTGAAGTCCAACCTGCAAAAAATACTGAAAGGAGAGACCTACCGTACGGAGGACCTGCGCAGACACAAAAACGGTAAGCTGATTCCGGTCTCTATTCTCGGTTACCCTTTCATATATAATGATGAAATTTCAGGAACCTTCATAATTTACGACGATATTTCACAGCGCAAAGAATACGAACGCCGACTTTCCTACCAGTCTCTGCATGATTCCCTGACCGGACTTCCCAACCGCACATTCTTCCTTGACCGTCTGGACGCAACATTGGATATATCGCGCAATATCCCGGAAAGAAGCTTCGCTGTCCTTATGCTTGATATCGACATGTTCAAGCGCATCAATGACAGCCTTGGACATCAGGCCGGGGACGAACTGCTGATTGAAGTGGGTAAAAGGCTTAAAAAATGTCTGCGCCCAGTGGACACTGTCGCCAGAATGGGCGGCGACGAATTTGCAGTCCTGATAGATGATTTTTCCACTCCGCAAGAGGTAATCCAGATAATCCGCAACATCCGTAATGAAATCCGCAAGCCTGTCGATATTTCATCTCAGGAAGTTGTTATCAGCTCCAGCATAGGCATTGTTTTCAAAACCGCCAGTTATGAACACCCCGAACATATTTTACGTGATGCCGACATCAGTATGTACAAGGCCAAAGAACAAGGGGTTAACAAATTCAAGGTATTCAATAAGAGTATGTACGAGAAGGCACTGCAAAGCCTGCTCATTGAAACCGAAATAAGGCACGGCATACCGGAACGGGAATTTTTCCCCTACTTCCAGCCGGTATACAGCTTACAGAACCGCAATCTCGCCGGGTTCGAAGCTCTTGTTCGCTGGAACCATCCGGACCGAGGATTCCTTACTCCGGCCCACATCATCCCCGTGGCCGAAGAGACTGGGCTGATTGTCGAACTTGACCGGAGCATACTTTATGAAGCCTGCAGGGTTATGGCCTCATGGATCACAAATTTCTCCAACGCCGACGATCTGTTTTTAGCTGTGAATCTCTCACCCAGCCAGCTTTCCAAACCCGATCTCGCCGATGCGATTCAGACAATAATTCATGAGACAAATTTTCCTCCCGAATGCCTAAAACTTGAAATCACTGAATCCGCTATCATGGAACGCAACGCATCTTCTTCCCTGAATCTTAAAAAAATAGGAGAAATGGGCATCAGGCTGGCCGTTGATGATTTCGGAACGGGCTATTCGTCACTGGCCCAGTTACAACGTTTCCCGGCCTCCACCGTAAAAATAGACCGTTCATTTGTGAGCCACATGGCCGACGATCACGAATCCCTTGAAATTGTCCGCGCTGTAAACGCTCTGGGACACAGCCTGAGTATGGACGTCATCGCCGAGGGTGTTGAAACAAGACAGCAGCTTATCCTGCTCAAAGAAATCGGCTGTGATTATGTACAAGGATTCTACTTTGACAAACCCCAAACCATGGACGATGCGAAAAATCTGGTAAAAATGCGTTCAGAAGGCTTTTGTCCTCCGGGACTTACATCAATATAA